A genomic window from Desulfobacterales bacterium includes:
- a CDS encoding CBS domain-containing protein: protein MLRVKDIMTRRLITVSPETEITRAAGLLLENRINGMPVVDEAGRLVGILCQSDLISQQKKLPIQSLFSFLDGYIPLDSPKQIEKQTRKIAATTVAHAMTPDPVFVDPETSIQAVAALMVDKNFHTLPVVQEAKLVGVVGKEDVLKTLL, encoded by the coding sequence ATGCTCAGGGTTAAAGATATTATGACTAGGCGGTTGATTACCGTTTCCCCGGAAACGGAAATCACCCGGGCAGCCGGACTGTTGCTGGAAAATCGAATCAATGGCATGCCGGTTGTGGATGAAGCCGGCCGGCTGGTGGGCATATTGTGTCAGAGCGATCTGATTTCTCAACAAAAAAAACTGCCGATACAGTCGTTGTTTTCGTTTCTGGATGGATACATCCCCCTGGACTCTCCAAAACAGATCGAGAAGCAGACCCGTAAAATTGCGGCCACCACCGTGGCCCATGCCATGACGCCGGATCCGGTGTTCGTCGACCCGGAAACGAGCATACAGGCGGTGGCGGCGCTCATGGTGGATAAAAACTTCCATACGCTGCCGGTGGTGCAGGAAGCCAAACTGGTGGGGGTCGTTGGAAAAGAAGATGTTTTAAAAACCCTCCTATAG
- a CDS encoding cyclic nucleotide-binding domain-containing protein produces MFQIADEHTFEDGQTIWEEGSFGDWIYLIQTGKVELSKKVRGEKVVIDTLRVDDILGEMGYIIQSPRIFTALAIGKTTLGIVDRDFLDQEYNRLSDDIKLIMRSLALRLNKASENVNFGRKSPRITKILSLVFKSRESLINAFTGNASDNGLLIKTSKPLPKGEKFSLRLQLPDNPDPLNIDCEVAWSRTQSDDPVQRPPGMGVKFIQISSADKMRLDQELKKDIPGTKS; encoded by the coding sequence ATGTTTCAAATAGCGGATGAGCATACTTTTGAAGACGGCCAGACGATTTGGGAAGAAGGGAGTTTCGGAGACTGGATTTATTTAATCCAGACTGGAAAAGTGGAACTTTCCAAAAAAGTGCGGGGCGAAAAAGTGGTCATCGATACGTTGAGGGTGGATGATATTCTTGGAGAAATGGGATACATCATTCAGAGTCCGCGAATTTTCACGGCACTGGCGATCGGGAAGACAACGCTGGGGATTGTCGACCGTGATTTTTTGGACCAGGAATACAACCGCCTTTCGGACGATATTAAGTTAATCATGCGCAGTCTTGCCCTGCGGCTCAATAAAGCGTCTGAAAATGTAAATTTCGGTAGAAAATCTCCGCGAATAACCAAAATCCTTTCCCTTGTTTTCAAGAGCAGAGAAAGTTTGATTAATGCCTTTACCGGCAACGCAAGCGATAACGGACTATTGATAAAAACATCCAAACCGCTGCCAAAAGGAGAAAAATTTTCCCTCAGGCTGCAGCTGCCGGACAATCCGGATCCGCTCAATATCGACTGTGAGGTCGCCTGGAGCCGCACTCAGTCCGACGACCCGGTGCAACGGCCGCCGGGCATGGGCGTAAAGTTCATTCAAATCAGCAGCGCAGATAAAATGAGATTGGATCAGGAGCTTAAAAAGGATATCCCTGGGACCAAGTCTTGA
- a CDS encoding HD domain-containing protein, whose amino-acid sequence MLTEKEKLDSLTRLGVELNQVNDLDILMERVLTEARHFVNADAGSIYIRDENSLQFTYTQNDSLQKKLPSGEKLIYSTFSIPVDKKTIAGYVAATGETLNLPDAYKLEATCPYQFNKKFDEASGYMTRSILTLPLNTPNKKILGVLQIINAQDKEGRFVPFSENDERMMLHFAGIAAVALERAQLTRSILLRMIRMAELRDPKETGAHVNRVAGYTVEIYEQWARRHQLAQKEIDRNRDILRMAAILHDVGKVAISDQILKKPAQLSDAEFETMKQHTVIGARLFLDRQSGFDEAAGLVALNHHERWDGKGYPGHVNVLTGAALDGFSMPSGIPLGKKGEDIPLFGRIVALADVFDALSSKRSYKEAWDESRIFSAIEADAGKHFDPEIVEIFFSRIDMIRSIQKRYSGD is encoded by the coding sequence ATGCTGACCGAAAAAGAAAAGCTGGACAGTTTAACCCGTCTGGGTGTTGAGCTCAATCAGGTGAACGACCTGGATATTTTAATGGAACGGGTTCTGACCGAAGCCAGGCATTTTGTAAACGCCGATGCCGGTTCGATCTATATCCGGGATGAGAACTCACTGCAGTTTACATACACCCAGAATGATTCGCTCCAAAAGAAGCTGCCGTCCGGAGAAAAACTGATATATTCCACTTTTTCCATTCCCGTTGATAAAAAAACCATCGCCGGCTATGTCGCTGCCACAGGAGAAACTTTAAATCTGCCTGATGCCTATAAGCTTGAGGCGACCTGTCCCTACCAGTTCAACAAAAAATTCGATGAAGCTTCCGGCTACATGACACGGTCCATCCTGACGCTTCCTTTAAATACGCCGAACAAAAAAATTTTAGGCGTTTTGCAGATTATCAACGCCCAGGACAAAGAGGGGCGGTTTGTTCCTTTTTCCGAAAACGATGAACGCATGATGCTTCATTTTGCCGGAATTGCCGCCGTTGCGCTGGAGCGGGCCCAGTTGACCCGTTCGATCCTGCTGCGGATGATTCGAATGGCAGAGCTGCGCGATCCCAAAGAGACGGGGGCCCATGTGAATCGCGTGGCCGGCTATACGGTCGAAATATATGAGCAGTGGGCCCGCAGGCATCAGCTGGCTCAAAAAGAGATCGATAGAAACCGGGATATTCTCCGGATGGCCGCCATCCTTCATGATGTCGGCAAGGTCGCCATATCCGATCAGATTTTAAAAAAGCCGGCCCAGTTGAGCGACGCCGAGTTTGAAACGATGAAGCAGCATACGGTTATCGGGGCCCGTCTGTTTTTAGACCGCCAGTCGGGCTTTGATGAGGCGGCCGGACTGGTTGCCCTTAATCACCATGAGCGCTGGGACGGCAAGGGGTACCCCGGACATGTGAATGTACTGACCGGGGCTGCGCTGGACGGCTTCAGCATGCCCAGCGGGATACCGCTGGGGAAAAAGGGGGAGGATATCCCGCTTTTTGGCCGGATTGTTGCGCTTGCAGATGTTTTCGACGCACTATCCTCCAAACGGAGCTATAAAGAAGCGTGGGACGAATCCCGGATCTTTTCCGCCATTGAAGCGGACGCCGGTAAACACTTTGATCCGGAGATTGTCGAAATATTTTTCTCACGTATTGATATGATTCGTTCTATCCAAAAACGGTATAGCGGTGATTAA